Proteins from one Juglans microcarpa x Juglans regia isolate MS1-56 chromosome 1S, Jm3101_v1.0, whole genome shotgun sequence genomic window:
- the LOC121245844 gene encoding protein argonaute 10-like has product MPVRQMKESSEQHLVIKTHLQNSMNQMQKAPTNKTAQNGKGPPPQEPHNTKPHNQTSPPSKNKGRRRGRGGRKFDQGDVCMRPSSRHCTVANTPVSANTAGALLASTLDGSVENGGNLCGMDMSFPTTSKASSFARRPGFGQVGTKCIVKANHFFAELPEKDLNQYDVTITPEVSSRTVNRAIMEELVRLYRESDLGTRLPAYDGRKSLYTAGELPFAWKEFKIKLVDEEDGINGPKREREYKVVIKFVARANMHHLGQFLAGKRADAPQEALQILDIVLRELSTKRYCPIGRSFFSPDIRMPQRLGDGLESWCGFYQSIRPTQMGLSLNIDMASAAFIEPLPVIDFVAQLLGKDVLSRPLSDSDRVKIKRALRGVKVEVTHRGNVRRKYRVSGLTSQPTRELVFPVDDNSTMKSVVEYFQEMYGFTIQHTHLPCLQVGNQKKANYLPMEACKIVEGQRYTKRLNERQITALLKVTCQRPRDREYDILQTVQQNAYDQDPYAKEFGIKISEKLASVEARILPAPWLKYHEAGKEKDCLPQVGQWNMMNKKMINGMTVSRWACINFSRSVQESVARGFCNELAQMCQVSGMEFNPEPVISIYNARPEQVEKALKHVYHAAMNKTKGKELELLLAILPDNNGSLYGDLKRICETDLGLISQCCLTKHVFKISKQYLANVSLKINVKMGGRNTVLLDAISCRIPLVSDIPTIIFGADVTHPENGEDSSPSIAAVVASQDWPEVTKYAGLVCAQAHRQELIQDLYKTWHDPVRGAVNGGMIRDLLVSFRKATGQKPLRIIFYRDGVSEGQFYQVLLYELDAIRKACASLEPNYQPPVTFIVVQKRHHTRLFANNHRDRSSTDKSGNVLPGTVVDSKICHPTEFDFYLCSHAGIQGTSRPAHYHILWDENNFTADGIQTLTNNLCYTYARCTRSVSVVPPAYYAHLAAFRARFYMEPEMQENGSTGGGTCHGTKSTRAAGESGVRPLPALKENVKRVMFYC; this is encoded by the exons ATGCCTGTAAGGCAGATGAAAGAGAGCTCAGAGCAACACCTTGTGATCAAAACCCACTTGCAGAACTCCATGAACCAAATGCAGAAGGCACCCACCAACAAAACTGCCCAAAATGGTAAAGGTCCACCACCCCAAGAGCCCCATAACACAAAACCTCACAACCAAACTTCACCACCAtcaaaaaacaaaggaagaagaaggggtaGAGGTGGCCGAAAGTTTGATCAAGGCGATGTTTGTATGCGTCCGAGTTCCCGGCACTGCACCGTGGCGAATACGCCCGTCTCTGCGAATACGGCCGGAGCCCTTTTAGCGAGTACTCTAGATGGATCGGTTGAAAACGGTGGCAACTTGTGTGGAATGGATATGAGTTTTCCTACTACGAGCAAGGCTTCGAGTTTTGCCCGGAGGCCTGGTTTTGGGCAAGTTGGGACAAAGTGTATTGTAAAGGCCAACCATTTCTTTGCGGAGTTACCGGAGAAGGACCTGAACCAGTATGAT GTGACCATAACTCCTGAAGTGTCATCAAGAACCGTGAACAGAGCCATCATGGAAGAACTGGTAAGATTGTACAGAGAATCTGATTTAGGAACGAGACTACCTGCTTATGATGGCAGAAAGAGTTTGTACACAGCTGGGGAGCTGCCCTTTGCTTGGAAAGAGTTCAAAATTAAGCTAGTAGATGAGGAAGATGGAATCAATGGTCCCAA ACGGGAAAGAGAATATAAAGTGGTGATTAAGTTTGTCGCGAGGGCAAACATGCATCATTTGGGTCAGTTTCTAGCTGGCAAGCGTGCAGATGCTCCACAGGAAGCTCTTCAAATTCTTGACATTGTATTAAGGGAGCTTTCAACAAAGAG GTATTGCCCAATAGGGAGATCCTTCTTTTCTCCAGATATTAGAATGCCACAACGGCTCGGTGATGGCTTGGAATCATGGTGTGGTTTTTACCAGAGTATAAGGCCTACCCAGATGGGCCTGTCCTTAAACATTG ATATGGCTTCAGCTGCATTTATTGAGCCTCTCCCAGTAATAGACTTTGTTGCCCAGCTTCTTGGCAAAGATGTTTTGTCAAGACCATTGTCTGATTCTGACCGTGTAAAG ATCAAGAGAGCCCTAAGAGGAGTGAAAGTTGAAGTAACACACAGAGGCAATGTACGGAGGAAGTATCGTGTTTCTGGATTGACGTCTCAACCTACAAGAGAACTAGT GTTTCCTGTTGATGACAACTCAACCATGAAGTCAGTTGTTGAATACTTCCAAGAGATGTATGGCTTTACCATTCAACACACACACCTTCCTTGTCTTCAAGTAGGAAACCAAAAGAAGGCCAACTATTTGCCTATGGAG GCCTGCAAAATTGTTGAGGGGCAACGATACACAAAAAGGCTCAATGAGAGGCAAATTACTGCTCTCCTAAAAGTTACTTGCCAAAGACCTAGAGATCGAGAATATGATATTTTGCAG ACAGTTCAACAAAATGCCTATGATCAAGACCCTTATGCAAAGGAGTTTGGCATCAAAATCAGTGAAAAGCTAGCTTCTGTTGAGGCACGAATTCTTCCTGCTCCTTGG CTGAAGTATCATGAAGCTGGAAAGGAAAAAGACTGTTTGCCACAAGTTGGTCAGTGGAACATGATGAACAAG AAAATGATCAATGGGATGACTGTAAGCCGGTGGGCATGTATAAATTTCTCACGGAGTGTGCAGGAGAGTGTTGCTCGTGGGTTTTGTAATGAACTTGCCCAAATGTGTCAAGTGTCTGGCATG GAATTTAATCCGGAGCCCGTCATTTCAATCTACAATGCGAGGCCTGAACAAGTGGAGAAAGCCTTGAAGCATGTCTATCATGCAGCCATGAACAAGACGAAAGGAAAAGAACTAGAGCTGCTGTTAGCTATTTTGCCAGACAACAATGGGTCTTTATATG GCGATCTCAAACGAATATGTGAAACTGATCTTGGTTTGATATCGCAATGCTGTCTCACAAAGCATGTTTTCAAGATCAGCAAGCAGTACTTGGCAAATGTGTCTCTGAAGATCAATGTTAAG ATGGGTGGTAGAAACACTGTTCTTCTAGATGCTATCAGCTGCCGAATTCCATTAGTGAGTGACATACCAACAATAATATTCGGAGCTGATGTGACGCACCCAGAGAATGGAGAAGACTCCAGTCCCTCAATAGCTGCT GTAGTAGCTTCCCAGGACTGGCCTGAAGTGACAAAATATGCTGGATTAGTTTGTGCTCAAGCTCACAGGCAGGAACTCATACAGGACTTGTACAAAACGTGGCATGATCCTGTTCGTGGTGCAGTTAATGGTGGAATGATCCG GGATCTCCTTGTTTCTTTTAGGAAGGCAACTGGGCAGAAGCCGCTAAGGATTATATTTTACAG GGATGGGGTAAGTGAAGGGCAGTTTTATCAAGTTCTGCTTTATGAGTTAGATGCGATCCGGAAG GCCTGTGCTTCACTTGAACCGAACTATCAACCACCAGTGACTTTCATCGTGGTGCAAAAACGACATCACACTCGATTGTTTGCTAACAACCATAGGGACAGAAGCAGCACAGACAAGAGTGGGAACGTTTTGCCTG GCACTGTGGTTGATTCCAAAATTTGTCATCCAACAGAATTTGATTTTTATCTCTGCAGCCATGCTGGTATTCAG GGGACAAGTCGGCCAGCTCACTACCATATTCTATGGGATGAGAACAATTTTACCGCAGATGGAATCCAGACATTGACAAACAATCTCTGTTATACATATGCAAGATGCACACGCTCTGTCTCTGTTG TTCCTCCGGCTTATTATGCACATTTAGCTGCTTTTCGTGCCCGATTCTACATGGAGCCAGAGATGCAGGAGAATGGCTCAACAGGTGGTGGTACCTGTCATGGTACCAAGAGTACACGAGCAGCTGGAGAGTCTGGTGTCCGGCCATTGCCGGCCTTAAAGGAGAATGTGAAAAGAGTAATGTTTTACTGTTAA